Below is a window of Dehalococcoidales bacterium DNA.
TATCGTTACTGGAAATACCGTGCCCTCTTCACCATTGAACTCAAGAACAATGAGCTTACATTCTGTGAATCCCTGATTGAAGATGAGCTTCAGTAGCAATAAGAGATGAAGGCTATTCAGGACAAATCAAAAACGCCAGTTCCCGGGAAAAGATTAGGCTGGATAATCCTTCGCGACCGGTAGAATCACCAAAAAATGGCTTAATGCGGGATAACGCAAAACTTCCTGATTTACTATCGTAAAGAAAGGTCCCCTACATCTTGAAGAAGTCTCTCATTCGTTGGATCCAGGGCCTTTTTATTTTCACCAGCAGGTAGAGATCCCCGGGAGCTCCGCCGGCCTCTCCGGGAGACCCCATCCCCTTCAGCCTTATCCGCTGGCCGTCTCTTATCTCGGGCGGAATCTTTACCATGAGGTTCCTGGTCTTCCCGCGTCTCTCATATGAGTACTCCACCTCGGTACCACCCCGGACCCTCTCCGGACTCACTACAATCGTATCGTAAAAGTTCCTGCCCCTTTCCGGCAGCTCCACTCCGACGACCTTTTTCAAGAAAAACTTGATTAGCTTGCCCATAAACCCGGGGGAAGATGATTCTGACATCTGATTCTGGTAACCGGATGCATAATGCTTTCCGGATCCTGCCCCAGTCTCGGGATCGAACCCCCAATATTCATTGCCATACGATTCCCGGAAAACATCGCCCGAGCTTCGGAAGCCGAAGATCCGGGCGAACTCCTCGAAGATCTGGTTGATGTCTGAACCCCTGAATATGTCCTCGGTGGTATGACTCTGTCTGAACCGGTCGTAAGCAGACGGCCCGTACTGAGACCTTAGAAGATCGTACTCCCTTCTCTTGGAGACATCGGAGAGAACGGCATAGGCCTCGTTGATTTCCTTCATCTTGTTGGTCGCTGCCGGGTCGCCCTTGTTTTTGTCGGGATGATACTGGAAGGCGAGCTTCCGGTAAGCTTCTTTTATGGATTTCTGGCTGGCACTTCTGTCCACACCCAGAATATTGTAGTAGTCTTTCTGATTCATGCTATCTGGTATAAGTATACATGATTTACCCCCCTACCTCTCAAATCTTCTCCGGCGGGGGGTATTCTACCCGTGATGGATAGAGGCGGGTTTGAGCGTCGGAATACCGGAAATAGTTGGATTTGTATGAAGATCGACCCCCTGGCAAGGGCAACAGGTATCCCCTTCTATTCTCTCCTCGAACTGGGGATACCTGAACTTTACCCTTTAGCTAATTATTACGCCTCCGCCTGTTCCGGTAGGGGGCCGGCTGTCGTGACTGGTGCGAGGGTGCCGGGTATGCCGTCTCCGAAGCTACATCGTAATTAAAGCCGGGCAGATGGCGGCGTTCCAGCCTGGCGTTGATAAGCTGCTCCAGAGCCCGCACCATGGCGGTATCTTCACCGGTCACGAAGGTGAAGGCATCACCGGTTTTGCCGATCCGGCCCGTGCGGCCGATTCGGTGAGTATAGGCATCCGTAGTATCCGGCATATCGTAGTTAACAACATGGGAAATACGCAGCACATCAATACCGCGGGCGGCGATATCCGTGGCCACCAGCACCTTTATGTAACCGGATCGGAAACCGTCAAGCGCCGCCTGCCGCTGGCACTGAGACAGGTTGCCTTGCAGCGAAGCGGCTTTGAAGCCGTCTTTCTGCAGCTGCTCGGCGACTCGCCTGGCACGATGTTTGGTACGGGTAAAAATAAGTACCGAATCCGTTTCGGTTTTGCGCAGCAGGTCTTTCAGTAGCGCCGTCTTTAGATTCTGTTTGACCGGATACAGGGTGTGCGATACTGTGGCCGCCGGTGCCGTTCGGTCAACCTGAACCGTGACCGGATTACTCAGGACTTCCTTAACCAGGCGCCGGATATCATCAGGCATGGTGGCAGAGAAAAGCAGCGTCTGCCGTTTTCTCATAAGGCACTTCAGGATGTTCCGGATATCGGGGAGAAAGCCCATATCGAACATTCGGTCAGCCTCATCAATGACCAGAAATTCCACATGCGATAGATCAATGGTACCCTGCCAGATGTGGTCAAGCAACCGACCGGGGCAGGCGACCACGATGTCGACCCCCCGACTCAGTATCTGGGTCTGCAGACCAGCGCCCACGCCGCCGTAGATGGCAGTGCCGCGCAGGCCAGTATTTCTACCCAGTTCATTTACCGTCTCGCATATCTGTTCAGCCAGTTCCCTCGTAGGCGAGATTACGAGGGCCCGGATCTGACGCCGCGGCCCCGGTAGCAGGCGTTCCAAGACTGGCAAGACGAAGGCAGCGGTTTTACCGGTGCCGGTCTGGGCCAGACCGATAAAGTCACGACCCTGCAAGATGGGCGGGATAGATTCAAGCTGGATCGGTGTCGGGTTAGCGTAGCCGAGCGCACGCACACCGGACATGATGCTCGGGTGGAGATGAAAGGACTCGAAACTCATTAAAACTCCTTAGTAATAATCGGGTAACTCTCCTGCAAGGAGATTACTCCGTAGATGTTTATTTTGTCTATTGCGGCTACTATAGCCGATATGCGATAGCGGGTGCTCAGTATCTTCGTGATTTTCCGCCCCCGAAATCACCGCCCCCCCCTCGCCGATTACCGTAAGACGACCGGCCGCCGCCCCTGTTATCGCTTGGTGGCCGGGCCGGACTGACAGTCATAGTCCGCTCTTTCAGGATTTTCCCGTTCAGAGCTTCGACGGCCGCCTGCCCTTCCGATGTTGACGGCATTTCCACAAAGGCAAACCCCTTTGACCGTCCGCTGTCCCGGTCGGTTATGACGTTTACCGAGCTAACCTCTCCGAAGGCTGAGAATTCCTGCCGTAGTTCTTCTTCATTTGCGTCATAGGGTAAGTTGCCAACATAGATTTTCATACCATTCTCCTTTTTTAAATCCAATATTTTATTAGTTATACCGGTTATCCCTCCAGCACCTTCTTTTGCTGTGCCAGCAGGGCGTCATCAATCCGAATTTCGCTCACCCTTTCGTAGACCTTACGGAAGTGGAATCCCTGAATAGCCAGGGTTACGCATAAACCAATTTGGCGAGGATATTTCAAGAGAGATGAAAAGATTAGCTTCCAATAGTGTCGCGAGGCTCTGTCCCTGATACCCAGCATCAATGTTGCCCTAAGCAATGCCTTGACGTGGTATGCCTCCAGCTTTACCTTGCAGGCTGTTTTTTCACTGGGCCGGTACTCTTTCAGGAATGTAGCAATGCGCTCGTAGTATTGCCTGGGGGCATAAATTGATTGCAGAATGTGCTTGTAGCCGTTAACGAGGACGTCGAAGTTCATTTTGGGGACTAGATTGGTGGTCCCGTCCGTATTATCACCGCTGCCGCCGGGCAGGAGGCGATTCTCCTGCTTCAGGCGATGCCACAGCTTTGTTTCGGGAGGTGCCGTCAATAGACCGACCATCGCTGTCACGATCCCCGTCTTTTGAATGAAGTTGATCTGGCTCTTAAAGATGGAGACCGGGTCGCTGTCAAAACCTACGATGAATCCTCCCATTACCTGAAAGCCGTGGTTCTGCAGTGTCTTAACCGCGGCGGCCATATCGCAGTTCTTATTGGCGTACTTATTACATTCACACAGGCTTGCTTCATTAGGCGTTTCGATACCGACAAACACGTTGTTAAACCCGGCGTCGGACATCAGTTGCATTAACTCCTCGTCGTCAGCCAGATTTATGGAGGCCTCGGTGAGAAAGGCAAACGGGTATCGTCTTTTCTCCTGCCACTCGGAAATTGCCGGCAGAATTTCCGACTTCAGTTTTTTCTTATTACCGATGAAGTTGTCATCGACAATAAATACATTGCCCCGATAGCCTGATGCAAAGACGGCATCCAGTTCGGAGATTACCTGTTCTCTGGTTTTAGTCCGCGGCTTGTGTCCGTCCAGGACAACGATATCGCAAAACTCACAGTCAAACGGGCAGCCGCGTGAGTACTGGATTGTGACCGAGGCGTACTTTTTGAGGTCAAGCAGCGAAAACAGGGGCGTAGGTGTCGTGGTGACATCGGCTCTCCGGTCGGTTTGATAGATAGGCTTGGGACAACCGTTTTTCAGGTCTTCCAGGAAAAGCGGCAGGGTAATTTCGGCCTCATTTAATACCATGTGGTCGATATCACTGAAATCAAACTCTTTGTGGCCGGTGGTGAAGAGAGGACCTCCGCCGACTGTCTTCTTGTTTAGTTTCTTGCATCGGTCAATGACTTCCAGAGCTGACTTCTGCTGGGCAATCATGGCACTGATAAAAACGTAGTCAGCCCACGCGATGTCCCGGTCAGTTAATTTGGTGGTATTCATATCCACTGCTTTTTTCTCCCAGTCTTCCGGTAGCATAGCGGCGATAGTCAGTATGCCCAAAGGAGTGTTCAAGGCTTTTCTAGGAGTGAATTTTAAGGCATGTCTGAAACTCCAGAAGGTATCGGGATAATGTGGATAAACTAAAAGTATTTTCAATATTTGCTCCGTTTATGAGATGAGAAACCCATTATTTCGGGTAAGCTCAGAAGTTGTCCGGCTTCATCTCGGTTGCTTTTCTCGCTTTTTGAGCTTCTTCAATAGCCCTCTCCCTGGCGAGCCAGGTTTCTTTTCGGGCTTGCTCTTTATTCAATTGTTCGGCTTCCCCGGCCGTGCGTTTTTCCGCTCGC
It encodes the following:
- a CDS encoding DnaJ domain-containing protein encodes the protein MNQKDYYNILGVDRSASQKSIKEAYRKLAFQYHPDKNKGDPAATNKMKEINEAYAVLSDVSKRREYDLLRSQYGPSAYDRFRQSHTTEDIFRGSDINQIFEEFARIFGFRSSGDVFRESYGNEYWGFDPETGAGSGKHYASGYQNQMSESSSPGFMGKLIKFFLKKVVGVELPERGRNFYDTIVVSPERVRGGTEVEYSYERRGKTRNLMVKIPPEIRDGQRIRLKGMGSPGEAGGAPGDLYLLVKIKRPWIQRMRDFFKM
- a CDS encoding DEAD/DEAH box helicase, with amino-acid sequence MSFESFHLHPSIMSGVRALGYANPTPIQLESIPPILQGRDFIGLAQTGTGKTAAFVLPVLERLLPGPRRQIRALVISPTRELAEQICETVNELGRNTGLRGTAIYGGVGAGLQTQILSRGVDIVVACPGRLLDHIWQGTIDLSHVEFLVIDEADRMFDMGFLPDIRNILKCLMRKRQTLLFSATMPDDIRRLVKEVLSNPVTVQVDRTAPAATVSHTLYPVKQNLKTALLKDLLRKTETDSVLIFTRTKHRARRVAEQLQKDGFKAASLQGNLSQCQRQAALDGFRSGYIKVLVATDIAARGIDVLRISHVVNYDMPDTTDAYTHRIGRTGRIGKTGDAFTFVTGEDTAMVRALEQLINARLERRHLPGFNYDVASETAYPAPSHQSRQPAPYRNRRRRNN
- a CDS encoding RNA-binding protein, with protein sequence MKIYVGNLPYDANEEELRQEFSAFGEVSSVNVITDRDSGRSKGFAFVEMPSTSEGQAAVEALNGKILKERTMTVSPARPPSDNRGGGRSSYGNRRGGGGDFGGGKSRRY
- a CDS encoding DUF4070 domain-containing protein, producing the protein MKILLVYPHYPDTFWSFRHALKFTPRKALNTPLGILTIAAMLPEDWEKKAVDMNTTKLTDRDIAWADYVFISAMIAQQKSALEVIDRCKKLNKKTVGGGPLFTTGHKEFDFSDIDHMVLNEAEITLPLFLEDLKNGCPKPIYQTDRRADVTTTPTPLFSLLDLKKYASVTIQYSRGCPFDCEFCDIVVLDGHKPRTKTREQVISELDAVFASGYRGNVFIVDDNFIGNKKKLKSEILPAISEWQEKRRYPFAFLTEASINLADDEELMQLMSDAGFNNVFVGIETPNEASLCECNKYANKNCDMAAAVKTLQNHGFQVMGGFIVGFDSDPVSIFKSQINFIQKTGIVTAMVGLLTAPPETKLWHRLKQENRLLPGGSGDNTDGTTNLVPKMNFDVLVNGYKHILQSIYAPRQYYERIATFLKEYRPSEKTACKVKLEAYHVKALLRATLMLGIRDRASRHYWKLIFSSLLKYPRQIGLCVTLAIQGFHFRKVYERVSEIRIDDALLAQQKKVLEG